The following DNA comes from Anopheles coustani chromosome 2, idAnoCousDA_361_x.2, whole genome shotgun sequence.
ccaccacctccaatACCACCCATCTCCCCCGAGGTGACGCGAGGTGTGTTTGCCGAACTGAAGAGAGAAACAATAGAGAGCGCagacaaaaacaaagagacggaaaagaagagaacaaaaaaaaaagaacataggGAAAAGCACAGTGTGACACAGGAGACTCTTGTCCTGGCTGCTTGGCTGGCACACTACTACTGTTGGTCACCGTCACTTGTCGTCTGCACTGTTCGAAGTGTCCTCGAACAGGGTGGCTTACCTGTTGCTCGGCGGAGGGATACTGGTCCAGCTTGTGGTAGAAGTACGGCGATTCGCTGTTGGTGTAATCGAACGTCCACTCGAGGAAATGGTTGGCGAGATCGAACCCGCGATAGTTGTAGGCACAGTACTCGAAGTCGATGATCATCAGCTCCGGCTCGCCGTCCGTCAGCGAGGGCACTTCCGAAAGGGCCTGTGAGTTGCCGCTTAGCACGGAGTCGCGCGTATTATCGAGGTCGTTTTCCATGTGGTCCTGGTCTAGGGAACGTTTcctaaaaaaaccaacaacattaaGATTACATTATTAATTACATTGTTATAGTTTGTCGAGCGGACACCATTTGTTACCTTGAGTTACGGTTGAGATTAATATTGCCACCATTGGATGGAGCAAGTATATGCCCTTCCGGGACAACGCCATTCGATATCAGAATGCCACTAAAATGCGAATCGAGCTGAGTGGATTCGTCAAATGATTCCAGCGTTGTACTGTTAGTAAAAGATAATCATGAATTATTTGACCATTCGATATCCTTGTCCAATGGCTGGACCTGATTACTTACCATTCATAATTCTGACCACCAGCCGTGGAGGAATAATCCTGCCGAAGCAGTATATTTCCCTCCTGCAGATCGTTGTGACAAAACACCACCGGAAAGTCTTCACTCTCGATCACTGATCGTAGCCACTCGACCTCCGCCACCAGGTCCATCTCGGTCAGAATATTCGCTTTTTCGCTatcgccatcaccaccatcgctattgttgttgttgctgttagAAATTATGGTTTTGTCCGTTATGCCCTTCGCAGTTGTGTTGTTCCCATTGGCGCGATCACGTTCCATTGTCTTGAGCGTTGTCTCTACACCCTTCAGCCAGCGGTTCATGGTGTTCCAGATCCAGTCCGGTTCTTTCGACACCGGAATGTCCATACTATGAATGGCGGCCATCTTTTCGGCGATCTTGAGCGAAATCTTCATATCGCTCAGTTCGGCCGTCAGCAGCGCCCGTGCCGGAATGTATTGCTCGATGCGCCCACCGGGGAAGATGCCGTGCAGCTTAGGACCTAGCTTCCGTTCGCTGAGCAGCGTGAAGACGACCGATTCGGTGAGCATAGTTTCCAGAGCGTGTTCACCGTGAGTTTGCCCGTAAATCCTTAGAAGCACCTAAATGGGGGAAAATAATcgagacgaaaaacaaacaaaatcgattaaaatatctgcaaaaatgtgtttctccAGTCTTGTGGTAGATTTTAGGATTAAATTAAAGTACCCTCGGGCGATGATGATATCCTTCGTATAAAAgctacattttttaattaatccaCTAAATTCTTATTTGACCGATGAACTTTAGTAAATTATTTCAGCGTGTTTTTCATTATCTGCGTGTTGTTTAAATTCGTTTATTCACAACGTTGGGTGAACCTACACTTTTATATTATAACCATCCAGATATTTGATGCTGTGATGGAAAACCGCCAAACGAAATCTAAATTATCATCAGGTCCAAGAGTTGGCAGCGATTGTTTCAACAATTGGAAGCAATCAAAAGTATGATCGAACAAGCGCGATTGTAACTTATAATTAGTGGACAGTCCGGGAATACTCGCAACAAAAACCAAGGGAGTACTATCTTATCTGCTGACGGTAATCGGGACTAAATTGGTTGCGAAAACTCGGTAGGCTCGTGGGGGCAAGACATGGAGATACGACCATTTGGGAAGATGCACAAAAACGATGGTGTCGGACAAGGAAAGTTCTCGTTCAAGGTGATGTGTGTTCTTTGAGATGGAATGACAGATTCTGTCGATTCAAACGAGGCAATACAATCACAATTGCATGGTGGCGTAATGATTGATGCATGACACGTGATTAGTGCAGGACCGGTTATTTAAACGACACCACCGATGATTACCGCATGTGGGAGTGTTGCTATTCGTTTCCCTTAAAATGCCCCTTCCCCGGGGTCGCtagtaataaaagaaaataacagaaTTTAATACACAACTCGGAATCTATTCTTACCTCCTTCGGTTCCAGCATGTTGGCGCAGCTGTCCTTCCGGGCACGTTTGTTCCCGTTCCTTCCCTTAGACCTCGTGTTTGCCTTCGGAATGTCTTCAAGCGCCGTACCGGAAGAGGCATTAAATGAGCTCCGGCGTGAACCTTCGTTCGATTTGACACCGGCCGCATTGTAGTAATGGTGCTCCGGTAGGCTGACGTAGTAGAGGAAGTTCGAAAGGCCGCCACTGATCCGCTTGAGCTGCAGCTCGTCGGCCGAGATAGTTTTCCACGCTCCGGTCAGATAGTCCCGGCAAATCCGAGCCGCGATGTCCCGCATCTCGGTGGGAGAGTTGGCCTGCGAGTGTGGTTGGTggatggaagaaaagaaaaagagatcgTAATTAGCAAATACCGCTAAGGCGAACGTTCGAGAATGTCGCAGTGCAGAGTATGGCAAGGTGAAAGGCAACAAAATGCGTTCATTTCCAACCTACCGTAGCCGCAATTAAAAgctaaagcaaaagaaagaagcaAACTCCAAGGTGCGGTGGCAGGGATCGATGAGGGATCCTCTTTTCACCGAGTTACACCCAAttgctatgaaaaata
Coding sequences within:
- the LOC131263125 gene encoding choline/ethanolamine kinase, which encodes MNNLIAKANSPTEMRDIAARICRDYLTGAWKTISADELQLKRISGGLSNFLYYVSLPEHHYYNAAGVKSNEGSRRSSFNASSGTALEDIPKANTRSKGRNGNKRARKDSCANMLEPKEVLLRIYGQTHGEHALETMLTESVVFTLLSERKLGPKLHGIFPGGRIEQYIPARALLTAELSDMKISLKIAEKMAAIHSMDIPVSKEPDWIWNTMNRWLKGVETTLKTMERDRANGNNTTAKGITDKTIISNSNNNNSDGGDGDSEKANILTEMDLVAEVEWLRSVIESEDFPVVFCHNDLQEGNILLRQDYSSTAGGQNYECTTLESFDESTQLDSHFSGILISNGVVPEGHILAPSNGGNINLNRNSRKRSLDQDHMENDLDNTRDSVLSGNSQALSEVPSLTDGEPELMIIDFEYCAYNYRGFDLANHFLEWTFDYTNSESPYFYHKLDQYPSAEQQDQFIRQYLSHLAPAERLSYGDRDSAAEDYDEASDAGSVSDRSSGGSVGTDEINHVRREVQCFTMASHLFWSLWAIVNVYQEIEFGYLEYAICRLNQYRSAKKSYIETANIVDSTRKASSVDPEK